In Zalophus californianus isolate mZalCal1 chromosome 17, mZalCal1.pri.v2, whole genome shotgun sequence, one DNA window encodes the following:
- the GSE1 gene encoding genetic suppressor element 1 isoform X5 encodes MFGLKPPLYYLPGMSHEPKSPSLGMLSTATRTTATVNPLTPSPLNGALVPSGSPATSSALSAQAAPSSSFAAALRKLAKQAEEPRGSSLSSESSPVSSPATNHSSPASTPKRVPMGPIIVPPGGHSVPSTPPVVTIAPTKTVNGVWRSESRQDAGSRGSSGGRERLIVEPPLPQEKAGGPAIPSHLLSTPYPFGISPSSVVQDSRFPPLNLQRPVHHVVPPSTVPEDYLRSFRPYHTTEDLRMSSLPPLGLDPAAAAAAYYHPSYLAPHPFPHPAFRMDDSYCLSALRSPFYPIPTPGSLPPLHPSAMHLHLSGVRYPPELSHSSLAALHSERMSSLSAERLQLDEELRREREREADREREKEREREREKEREREKELEREREKERERELERQREQRAREKDLLAAKALEPAFLPVAELHGLRSHAAEERGKPSEQLTPTRAEKLKEAGLQVSKPGQHPLHPTPTAHHAVPSLLSNHSIFPLPGSSATTALLIQRTNEEEKWLARQRRLRQEKEDRQSQVSEFRQQVLEQHLDMGRPPVPTEAEHRPESTRPGPNRPELGSRDPPQHFGGPPPLISPKPQHHSVPTGLWNPVSLMDSTLETRRAPESHPLHSHPTPFEPSRQAAVPLVKVERVYCPEKVEEGPRKREATPLDKYQPPPREAASLEHQAFPHGPGPFLAELEKSTQTILGQQRASLTQPAPFGELPGPLKPGSPYRPAAPRGPDPAYIYDEFLQQRRRLVSKLDLEERRRREAQEKGYFYDLDDSYDESDEEEVRAHLRCVAEQPPLKLDTSSEKLEFLQLFGLTTQQQKEELLTQKRRKRRRMLRERSPSPPTIQNKRQTPSPRLALSTRYSPDEMNNSPNFEEKKKFLTIFNLTHISAEKRKDKEKLVEMLHAMKQKALSAAVADPLRNSPRDSPAVSLSEPATQQASLDTEKPVGVAASLSDVANAMETGRLEQLRPQELSQVQEAAPASSEKARLSEAPGGKKSLSMLHYIRGPAPKDIPVPLSHSINGKSKPWEPFMAEEFAHQFHESVLQSTQKALQKHKGNVAVLSAEQNHKVDTSIHYNIPELQSSSRLPLPQHNGQQEAPPGRKGPLTQETDQDSEEDEEDGQGEDDEPPRRRWQGIEAIFEAYQEHMEEQNLERQVLQTQCRRLEAQHYSLSLTAEQLSHSMAELRSQKQKIVSERERLQAELDHLRKCLALPAMHWPRGYFKGYPR; translated from the exons GGTCTTCACTGAGCAGCGAGTCGTCCCCCGTGTCCTCGCCGGCCACCAACCACAGCTCCCCAGCCAGCACGCCCAAGCGCGTGCCCATGGGCCCCATCATCGTCCCCCCTGGGGGCCACAGTGTGCCCAGCACGCCCCCCGTGGTGACGATCGCCCCAACCAAGACCGTCAATGGCGTCTGGAGGAGCGAGAGCCGGCAG GACGCTGGCTCTCGGGGCAGCAGCGGTGGTCGGGAGCGCCTCATCGTGGAGCCCCCGCTGCCCCAGGAGAAGGCGGGGGGCCCAGCcatcccctcccacctgctcagcACCCCGTACCCTTTTGGCATCTCCCCCAGCTCTGTGGTGCAGGACTCGCGCTTCCCACCACTCAA CCTCCAGCGGCCTGTGCACCACGTGGTGCCCCCGAGCACCGTGCCCGAGGACTACCTGAGGAGCTTCCGGCCCTACCACACCACCGAGGACCTGCGCatgtcctccctgcctcccctcggCCTGgaccccgccgccgccgccgccgcctacTACCACCCAAGCTACCTGGCCCcgcacccattcccccacccggCCTTCAG GATGGATGACTCCTACTGCTTGTCAGCCCTACGGTCCCCCTtctaccccatccccacccccggctccctgcccccactgcacCCGTCTGCTATGCATCTGCACCTCTCCGGGGTCCGCTACCCCCCCGAGCTCTCCCACTCGTCCCTGGCCGCGCTGCACTCGGAGCGGATGTCCAGCCTCAGCGCCGAGAG GCTGCAGCTGGATGAGGAGCTGAGGCGCGAGCGGGAGCGGGAAGCCGACCGCGAGCGGGAGAAGGAGCGCGAGCGCGAGCGGGAGAAGGAGCGCGAGCGGGAGAAGGAGCTGGAGCGCGAGCGGGAGaaggagcgggagcgggagctgGAGCGCCAGCGGGAGCAGCGGGCCCGCGAGAAGGACCTGCTGGCGGCCAAGGCGCTGGAGCCGGCCTTCCTGCCCGTGGCCGAGCTGCACGGGCTGCGGAGCCACGCCGCCGAGGAGCGGGGCAAGCCCTCGGAGCAGCTGACCCCGACGCGCGCAG AGAAGCTGAAGGAGGCGGGCCTGCAAGTCTCGAAGCCCGGGCAGCACCCCTTGCACCCCACGCCCACCGCCCACCACGCCGTGCCCAGCCTCCTCTCCAACCACAGCATCTTCCCGCTGCCGGGCAGCAGCGCCACCACAGCCCTGCTGATCCAGCGCACCAACGAGGAGGAAAAGTGGCTGGCGCGGCAGCGACGGCTGCGGCAGGAGAAGGAAGACCGGCAGTCCCAGGTGTCGGAGTTTCGGCAGCAGGTGCTGGAGCAGCACCTGGACATGGGCCGGCCCCCGGTTCCCACGGAGGCGGAGCACAGGCCGGAGAGCACCAG GCCAGGACCGAACCGTCCAGAGCTGGGCAGCCGAGATCCCCCACAGCACTTTGGCGGGCCCCCGCCACTCATCTCGCCCAAGCCCCAGCACCATTCTGTGCCCACGGGCCTCTGGAACCCGGTGTCCCTGATGGACAGCACCCTGGAGACACGGCGGGCCCCTGAGAGCCACCCTCTGCACAGCCACCCCACTCCCTTTGAGCCCAGCCGCCAGGCAGCCGTCCCCCTGGTGAAAGTGGAACGGGTCTACTGCccagagaaggtggaggaggggcccCGGAAGCGAGAGGCCACCCCCCTGGACAAGTACCAGCCACCCCCAAGGGAGGCAGCGAGCCTGGAGCACCAGGCCTTTCCTCACGGGCCCGGGCCCTTTCTGGCTGAGCTGGAAAAATCCACCCAGACCATCCTGGGCCAGCAGCGGGCCTCCCTCACCCAGCCTGCCCCCTTTGGGGAGCTCCCGGGGCCCCTGAAGCCAGGCTCGCCCTACCGGCCTGCAGCCCCACGGGGCCCCGACCCCGCCTACATCTATGACGAGTTCCTGCAGCAGCGGCGGAGGCTGGTCAGCAAGCTGGACCTGGAGGAGCGCAGGCGGCGAGAGGCCCAGGAGAAAG GCTACTTCTACGACCTGGATGACTCTTACGACGAGAGCGACGAGGAGGAGGTCAGGGCCCACCTCCGCTGCGTGGCCGAGCAGCCGCCACTCAAGCTGGATACTTCCTCCGAG AAGCTAGAGTTTTTGCAACTTTTTGGCTTGACCACCCAACAGCAGAAGGAGGAATTGCTGACCCAGAAGCGGAGGAAGCGGCGGCGGATGCTGAGGGAGAGAAGCCCGTCACCCCCGACGATTCAGAACAAGCGGCAGACGCCTTCACCGAGACTGGCACTGTCCACGCGCTACAGTCCCGACGAGATGAACAATAGCCCCAACTTCGAAGAGAAGAAGAAGTTCCTGACCATCTTCAACCTGACTCACATCAGTGCCGAGAAGAGAAAAG ACAAAGAGAAACTTGTTGAAATGCTCCATGCCATGAAGCAGAAGGCCCTGTCCGCAGCAGTGGCAGACCCACTCAGGAATTCTCCGAGGGACAGTCCTGCTGTCTCCCTGAGCG AACCAGCCACGCAGCAAGCCTCTCTGGATACGGAGAAGCCTGTGGGTGTTGCTGCTTCCTTGTCTGATGTTGCAAACGCCATGGAGACTGGGAGACTGGAGCAGCTCCGGCCCCAGGAGCTGTCGCAGGTCCAGGAGGCAGCTCCTGCCAGCAGCGAGAAGGCCAGGCTGAGCGAGGCCCCCGGGGGCAAGAAGAGCCTAAGCATGCTTCATTACATCCGGGGCCCTGCGCCCAAGGACATTCCCGTGCCCCTGTCCCACAGCATCAACGGGAAGAGCAAGCCATGGGAGCCCTTCATGGCGGAGGAGTTTGCACATCAGTTCCACGAGTCTGTGCTGCAGTCCACCCAGAAGGCCCTGCAGAAGCATAAAG GGAACGTAGCCGTGCTGTCTGCAGAGCAGAACCACAAAGTGGACACGTCCATCCACTACAACATTCCCGAGCTCCAGTCCTCCAGccgcctccctctgccccagcacaACGGGCAGCAGGAGGCGCCCCCTGGGAGGAAGGGCCCCCTCACGCAGGAGACGGACCAGGACTCAGAGGAGGACGAGGAAGACGGGCAGGGGGAGGACGACGAACCCCCCAGGCGCAGGTGGCAAGGGATTGAGGCCATCTTCGAAGCTTACCAGGAACATATGGAAG AGCAAAACCTGGAGCGGCAGGTGCTGCAGACGCAGTGCAGACGGCTGGAGGCCCAGCACTATAGCCTCAGCCTCACAGCGGAGCAGCTCTCCCACAGCATGGCG GAGTTGAGGAGCCAGAAACAGAAGATTGTTTCAGAGAGGGAGCGACTCCAGGCAGAACTGGATCACTTAAGGAAGTGCCTTGCGTTGCCTGCAATGCATTGGCCTAGAGGTTACTTTAAGGGATATCCTAGGTGA
- the GSE1 gene encoding genetic suppressor element 1 isoform X10, whose translation MKGSSLSSESSPVSSPATNHSSPASTPKRVPMGPIIVPPGGHSVPSTPPVVTIAPTKTVNGVWRSESRQDAGSRGSSGGRERLIVEPPLPQEKAGGPAIPSHLLSTPYPFGISPSSVVQDSRFPPLNLQRPVHHVVPPSTVPEDYLRSFRPYHTTEDLRMSSLPPLGLDPAAAAAAYYHPSYLAPHPFPHPAFRMDDSYCLSALRSPFYPIPTPGSLPPLHPSAMHLHLSGVRYPPELSHSSLAALHSERMSSLSAERLQLDEELRREREREADREREKEREREREKEREREKELEREREKERERELERQREQRAREKDLLAAKALEPAFLPVAELHGLRSHAAEERGKPSEQLTPTRAEKLKEAGLQVSKPGQHPLHPTPTAHHAVPSLLSNHSIFPLPGSSATTALLIQRTNEEEKWLARQRRLRQEKEDRQSQVSEFRQQVLEQHLDMGRPPVPTEAEHRPESTRPGPNRPELGSRDPPQHFGGPPPLISPKPQHHSVPTGLWNPVSLMDSTLETRRAPESHPLHSHPTPFEPSRQAAVPLVKVERVYCPEKVEEGPRKREATPLDKYQPPPREAASLEHQAFPHGPGPFLAELEKSTQTILGQQRASLTQPAPFGELPGPLKPGSPYRPAAPRGPDPAYIYDEFLQQRRRLVSKLDLEERRRREAQEKGYFYDLDDSYDESDEEEVRAHLRCVAEQPPLKLDTSSEKLEFLQLFGLTTQQQKEELLTQKRRKRRRMLRERSPSPPTIQNKRQTPSPRLALSTRYSPDEMNNSPNFEEKKKFLTIFNLTHISAEKRKDKEKLVEMLHAMKQKALSAAVADPLRNSPRDSPAVSLSEPATQQASLDTEKPVGVAASLSDVANAMETGRLEQLRPQELSQVQEAAPASSEKARLSEAPGGKKSLSMLHYIRGPAPKDIPVPLSHSINGKSKPWEPFMAEEFAHQFHESVLQSTQKALQKHKGNVAVLSAEQNHKVDTSIHYNIPELQSSSRLPLPQHNGQQEAPPGRKGPLTQETDQDSEEDEEDGQGEDDEPPRRRWQGIEAIFEAYQEHMEEQNLERQVLQTQCRRLEAQHYSLSLTAEQLSHSMAELRSQKQKIVSERERLQAELDHLRKCLALPAMHWPRGYFKGYPR comes from the exons GGTCTTCACTGAGCAGCGAGTCGTCCCCCGTGTCCTCGCCGGCCACCAACCACAGCTCCCCAGCCAGCACGCCCAAGCGCGTGCCCATGGGCCCCATCATCGTCCCCCCTGGGGGCCACAGTGTGCCCAGCACGCCCCCCGTGGTGACGATCGCCCCAACCAAGACCGTCAATGGCGTCTGGAGGAGCGAGAGCCGGCAG GACGCTGGCTCTCGGGGCAGCAGCGGTGGTCGGGAGCGCCTCATCGTGGAGCCCCCGCTGCCCCAGGAGAAGGCGGGGGGCCCAGCcatcccctcccacctgctcagcACCCCGTACCCTTTTGGCATCTCCCCCAGCTCTGTGGTGCAGGACTCGCGCTTCCCACCACTCAA CCTCCAGCGGCCTGTGCACCACGTGGTGCCCCCGAGCACCGTGCCCGAGGACTACCTGAGGAGCTTCCGGCCCTACCACACCACCGAGGACCTGCGCatgtcctccctgcctcccctcggCCTGgaccccgccgccgccgccgccgcctacTACCACCCAAGCTACCTGGCCCcgcacccattcccccacccggCCTTCAG GATGGATGACTCCTACTGCTTGTCAGCCCTACGGTCCCCCTtctaccccatccccacccccggctccctgcccccactgcacCCGTCTGCTATGCATCTGCACCTCTCCGGGGTCCGCTACCCCCCCGAGCTCTCCCACTCGTCCCTGGCCGCGCTGCACTCGGAGCGGATGTCCAGCCTCAGCGCCGAGAG GCTGCAGCTGGATGAGGAGCTGAGGCGCGAGCGGGAGCGGGAAGCCGACCGCGAGCGGGAGAAGGAGCGCGAGCGCGAGCGGGAGAAGGAGCGCGAGCGGGAGAAGGAGCTGGAGCGCGAGCGGGAGaaggagcgggagcgggagctgGAGCGCCAGCGGGAGCAGCGGGCCCGCGAGAAGGACCTGCTGGCGGCCAAGGCGCTGGAGCCGGCCTTCCTGCCCGTGGCCGAGCTGCACGGGCTGCGGAGCCACGCCGCCGAGGAGCGGGGCAAGCCCTCGGAGCAGCTGACCCCGACGCGCGCAG AGAAGCTGAAGGAGGCGGGCCTGCAAGTCTCGAAGCCCGGGCAGCACCCCTTGCACCCCACGCCCACCGCCCACCACGCCGTGCCCAGCCTCCTCTCCAACCACAGCATCTTCCCGCTGCCGGGCAGCAGCGCCACCACAGCCCTGCTGATCCAGCGCACCAACGAGGAGGAAAAGTGGCTGGCGCGGCAGCGACGGCTGCGGCAGGAGAAGGAAGACCGGCAGTCCCAGGTGTCGGAGTTTCGGCAGCAGGTGCTGGAGCAGCACCTGGACATGGGCCGGCCCCCGGTTCCCACGGAGGCGGAGCACAGGCCGGAGAGCACCAG GCCAGGACCGAACCGTCCAGAGCTGGGCAGCCGAGATCCCCCACAGCACTTTGGCGGGCCCCCGCCACTCATCTCGCCCAAGCCCCAGCACCATTCTGTGCCCACGGGCCTCTGGAACCCGGTGTCCCTGATGGACAGCACCCTGGAGACACGGCGGGCCCCTGAGAGCCACCCTCTGCACAGCCACCCCACTCCCTTTGAGCCCAGCCGCCAGGCAGCCGTCCCCCTGGTGAAAGTGGAACGGGTCTACTGCccagagaaggtggaggaggggcccCGGAAGCGAGAGGCCACCCCCCTGGACAAGTACCAGCCACCCCCAAGGGAGGCAGCGAGCCTGGAGCACCAGGCCTTTCCTCACGGGCCCGGGCCCTTTCTGGCTGAGCTGGAAAAATCCACCCAGACCATCCTGGGCCAGCAGCGGGCCTCCCTCACCCAGCCTGCCCCCTTTGGGGAGCTCCCGGGGCCCCTGAAGCCAGGCTCGCCCTACCGGCCTGCAGCCCCACGGGGCCCCGACCCCGCCTACATCTATGACGAGTTCCTGCAGCAGCGGCGGAGGCTGGTCAGCAAGCTGGACCTGGAGGAGCGCAGGCGGCGAGAGGCCCAGGAGAAAG GCTACTTCTACGACCTGGATGACTCTTACGACGAGAGCGACGAGGAGGAGGTCAGGGCCCACCTCCGCTGCGTGGCCGAGCAGCCGCCACTCAAGCTGGATACTTCCTCCGAG AAGCTAGAGTTTTTGCAACTTTTTGGCTTGACCACCCAACAGCAGAAGGAGGAATTGCTGACCCAGAAGCGGAGGAAGCGGCGGCGGATGCTGAGGGAGAGAAGCCCGTCACCCCCGACGATTCAGAACAAGCGGCAGACGCCTTCACCGAGACTGGCACTGTCCACGCGCTACAGTCCCGACGAGATGAACAATAGCCCCAACTTCGAAGAGAAGAAGAAGTTCCTGACCATCTTCAACCTGACTCACATCAGTGCCGAGAAGAGAAAAG ACAAAGAGAAACTTGTTGAAATGCTCCATGCCATGAAGCAGAAGGCCCTGTCCGCAGCAGTGGCAGACCCACTCAGGAATTCTCCGAGGGACAGTCCTGCTGTCTCCCTGAGCG AACCAGCCACGCAGCAAGCCTCTCTGGATACGGAGAAGCCTGTGGGTGTTGCTGCTTCCTTGTCTGATGTTGCAAACGCCATGGAGACTGGGAGACTGGAGCAGCTCCGGCCCCAGGAGCTGTCGCAGGTCCAGGAGGCAGCTCCTGCCAGCAGCGAGAAGGCCAGGCTGAGCGAGGCCCCCGGGGGCAAGAAGAGCCTAAGCATGCTTCATTACATCCGGGGCCCTGCGCCCAAGGACATTCCCGTGCCCCTGTCCCACAGCATCAACGGGAAGAGCAAGCCATGGGAGCCCTTCATGGCGGAGGAGTTTGCACATCAGTTCCACGAGTCTGTGCTGCAGTCCACCCAGAAGGCCCTGCAGAAGCATAAAG GGAACGTAGCCGTGCTGTCTGCAGAGCAGAACCACAAAGTGGACACGTCCATCCACTACAACATTCCCGAGCTCCAGTCCTCCAGccgcctccctctgccccagcacaACGGGCAGCAGGAGGCGCCCCCTGGGAGGAAGGGCCCCCTCACGCAGGAGACGGACCAGGACTCAGAGGAGGACGAGGAAGACGGGCAGGGGGAGGACGACGAACCCCCCAGGCGCAGGTGGCAAGGGATTGAGGCCATCTTCGAAGCTTACCAGGAACATATGGAAG AGCAAAACCTGGAGCGGCAGGTGCTGCAGACGCAGTGCAGACGGCTGGAGGCCCAGCACTATAGCCTCAGCCTCACAGCGGAGCAGCTCTCCCACAGCATGGCG GAGTTGAGGAGCCAGAAACAGAAGATTGTTTCAGAGAGGGAGCGACTCCAGGCAGAACTGGATCACTTAAGGAAGTGCCTTGCGTTGCCTGCAATGCATTGGCCTAGAGGTTACTTTAAGGGATATCCTAGGTGA
- the GSE1 gene encoding genetic suppressor element 1 isoform X6 has protein sequence MKGMSHEPKSPSLGMLSTATRTTATVNPLTPSPLNGALVPSGSPATSSALSAQAAPSSSFAAALRKLAKQAEEPRGSSLSSESSPVSSPATNHSSPASTPKRVPMGPIIVPPGGHSVPSTPPVVTIAPTKTVNGVWRSESRQDAGSRGSSGGRERLIVEPPLPQEKAGGPAIPSHLLSTPYPFGISPSSVVQDSRFPPLNLQRPVHHVVPPSTVPEDYLRSFRPYHTTEDLRMSSLPPLGLDPAAAAAAYYHPSYLAPHPFPHPAFRMDDSYCLSALRSPFYPIPTPGSLPPLHPSAMHLHLSGVRYPPELSHSSLAALHSERMSSLSAERLQLDEELRREREREADREREKEREREREKEREREKELEREREKERERELERQREQRAREKDLLAAKALEPAFLPVAELHGLRSHAAEERGKPSEQLTPTRAEKLKEAGLQVSKPGQHPLHPTPTAHHAVPSLLSNHSIFPLPGSSATTALLIQRTNEEEKWLARQRRLRQEKEDRQSQVSEFRQQVLEQHLDMGRPPVPTEAEHRPESTRPGPNRPELGSRDPPQHFGGPPPLISPKPQHHSVPTGLWNPVSLMDSTLETRRAPESHPLHSHPTPFEPSRQAAVPLVKVERVYCPEKVEEGPRKREATPLDKYQPPPREAASLEHQAFPHGPGPFLAELEKSTQTILGQQRASLTQPAPFGELPGPLKPGSPYRPAAPRGPDPAYIYDEFLQQRRRLVSKLDLEERRRREAQEKGYFYDLDDSYDESDEEEVRAHLRCVAEQPPLKLDTSSEKLEFLQLFGLTTQQQKEELLTQKRRKRRRMLRERSPSPPTIQNKRQTPSPRLALSTRYSPDEMNNSPNFEEKKKFLTIFNLTHISAEKRKDKEKLVEMLHAMKQKALSAAVADPLRNSPRDSPAVSLSEPATQQASLDTEKPVGVAASLSDVANAMETGRLEQLRPQELSQVQEAAPASSEKARLSEAPGGKKSLSMLHYIRGPAPKDIPVPLSHSINGKSKPWEPFMAEEFAHQFHESVLQSTQKALQKHKGNVAVLSAEQNHKVDTSIHYNIPELQSSSRLPLPQHNGQQEAPPGRKGPLTQETDQDSEEDEEDGQGEDDEPPRRRWQGIEAIFEAYQEHMEEQNLERQVLQTQCRRLEAQHYSLSLTAEQLSHSMAELRSQKQKIVSERERLQAELDHLRKCLALPAMHWPRGYFKGYPR, from the exons GGTCTTCACTGAGCAGCGAGTCGTCCCCCGTGTCCTCGCCGGCCACCAACCACAGCTCCCCAGCCAGCACGCCCAAGCGCGTGCCCATGGGCCCCATCATCGTCCCCCCTGGGGGCCACAGTGTGCCCAGCACGCCCCCCGTGGTGACGATCGCCCCAACCAAGACCGTCAATGGCGTCTGGAGGAGCGAGAGCCGGCAG GACGCTGGCTCTCGGGGCAGCAGCGGTGGTCGGGAGCGCCTCATCGTGGAGCCCCCGCTGCCCCAGGAGAAGGCGGGGGGCCCAGCcatcccctcccacctgctcagcACCCCGTACCCTTTTGGCATCTCCCCCAGCTCTGTGGTGCAGGACTCGCGCTTCCCACCACTCAA CCTCCAGCGGCCTGTGCACCACGTGGTGCCCCCGAGCACCGTGCCCGAGGACTACCTGAGGAGCTTCCGGCCCTACCACACCACCGAGGACCTGCGCatgtcctccctgcctcccctcggCCTGgaccccgccgccgccgccgccgcctacTACCACCCAAGCTACCTGGCCCcgcacccattcccccacccggCCTTCAG GATGGATGACTCCTACTGCTTGTCAGCCCTACGGTCCCCCTtctaccccatccccacccccggctccctgcccccactgcacCCGTCTGCTATGCATCTGCACCTCTCCGGGGTCCGCTACCCCCCCGAGCTCTCCCACTCGTCCCTGGCCGCGCTGCACTCGGAGCGGATGTCCAGCCTCAGCGCCGAGAG GCTGCAGCTGGATGAGGAGCTGAGGCGCGAGCGGGAGCGGGAAGCCGACCGCGAGCGGGAGAAGGAGCGCGAGCGCGAGCGGGAGAAGGAGCGCGAGCGGGAGAAGGAGCTGGAGCGCGAGCGGGAGaaggagcgggagcgggagctgGAGCGCCAGCGGGAGCAGCGGGCCCGCGAGAAGGACCTGCTGGCGGCCAAGGCGCTGGAGCCGGCCTTCCTGCCCGTGGCCGAGCTGCACGGGCTGCGGAGCCACGCCGCCGAGGAGCGGGGCAAGCCCTCGGAGCAGCTGACCCCGACGCGCGCAG AGAAGCTGAAGGAGGCGGGCCTGCAAGTCTCGAAGCCCGGGCAGCACCCCTTGCACCCCACGCCCACCGCCCACCACGCCGTGCCCAGCCTCCTCTCCAACCACAGCATCTTCCCGCTGCCGGGCAGCAGCGCCACCACAGCCCTGCTGATCCAGCGCACCAACGAGGAGGAAAAGTGGCTGGCGCGGCAGCGACGGCTGCGGCAGGAGAAGGAAGACCGGCAGTCCCAGGTGTCGGAGTTTCGGCAGCAGGTGCTGGAGCAGCACCTGGACATGGGCCGGCCCCCGGTTCCCACGGAGGCGGAGCACAGGCCGGAGAGCACCAG GCCAGGACCGAACCGTCCAGAGCTGGGCAGCCGAGATCCCCCACAGCACTTTGGCGGGCCCCCGCCACTCATCTCGCCCAAGCCCCAGCACCATTCTGTGCCCACGGGCCTCTGGAACCCGGTGTCCCTGATGGACAGCACCCTGGAGACACGGCGGGCCCCTGAGAGCCACCCTCTGCACAGCCACCCCACTCCCTTTGAGCCCAGCCGCCAGGCAGCCGTCCCCCTGGTGAAAGTGGAACGGGTCTACTGCccagagaaggtggaggaggggcccCGGAAGCGAGAGGCCACCCCCCTGGACAAGTACCAGCCACCCCCAAGGGAGGCAGCGAGCCTGGAGCACCAGGCCTTTCCTCACGGGCCCGGGCCCTTTCTGGCTGAGCTGGAAAAATCCACCCAGACCATCCTGGGCCAGCAGCGGGCCTCCCTCACCCAGCCTGCCCCCTTTGGGGAGCTCCCGGGGCCCCTGAAGCCAGGCTCGCCCTACCGGCCTGCAGCCCCACGGGGCCCCGACCCCGCCTACATCTATGACGAGTTCCTGCAGCAGCGGCGGAGGCTGGTCAGCAAGCTGGACCTGGAGGAGCGCAGGCGGCGAGAGGCCCAGGAGAAAG GCTACTTCTACGACCTGGATGACTCTTACGACGAGAGCGACGAGGAGGAGGTCAGGGCCCACCTCCGCTGCGTGGCCGAGCAGCCGCCACTCAAGCTGGATACTTCCTCCGAG AAGCTAGAGTTTTTGCAACTTTTTGGCTTGACCACCCAACAGCAGAAGGAGGAATTGCTGACCCAGAAGCGGAGGAAGCGGCGGCGGATGCTGAGGGAGAGAAGCCCGTCACCCCCGACGATTCAGAACAAGCGGCAGACGCCTTCACCGAGACTGGCACTGTCCACGCGCTACAGTCCCGACGAGATGAACAATAGCCCCAACTTCGAAGAGAAGAAGAAGTTCCTGACCATCTTCAACCTGACTCACATCAGTGCCGAGAAGAGAAAAG ACAAAGAGAAACTTGTTGAAATGCTCCATGCCATGAAGCAGAAGGCCCTGTCCGCAGCAGTGGCAGACCCACTCAGGAATTCTCCGAGGGACAGTCCTGCTGTCTCCCTGAGCG AACCAGCCACGCAGCAAGCCTCTCTGGATACGGAGAAGCCTGTGGGTGTTGCTGCTTCCTTGTCTGATGTTGCAAACGCCATGGAGACTGGGAGACTGGAGCAGCTCCGGCCCCAGGAGCTGTCGCAGGTCCAGGAGGCAGCTCCTGCCAGCAGCGAGAAGGCCAGGCTGAGCGAGGCCCCCGGGGGCAAGAAGAGCCTAAGCATGCTTCATTACATCCGGGGCCCTGCGCCCAAGGACATTCCCGTGCCCCTGTCCCACAGCATCAACGGGAAGAGCAAGCCATGGGAGCCCTTCATGGCGGAGGAGTTTGCACATCAGTTCCACGAGTCTGTGCTGCAGTCCACCCAGAAGGCCCTGCAGAAGCATAAAG GGAACGTAGCCGTGCTGTCTGCAGAGCAGAACCACAAAGTGGACACGTCCATCCACTACAACATTCCCGAGCTCCAGTCCTCCAGccgcctccctctgccccagcacaACGGGCAGCAGGAGGCGCCCCCTGGGAGGAAGGGCCCCCTCACGCAGGAGACGGACCAGGACTCAGAGGAGGACGAGGAAGACGGGCAGGGGGAGGACGACGAACCCCCCAGGCGCAGGTGGCAAGGGATTGAGGCCATCTTCGAAGCTTACCAGGAACATATGGAAG AGCAAAACCTGGAGCGGCAGGTGCTGCAGACGCAGTGCAGACGGCTGGAGGCCCAGCACTATAGCCTCAGCCTCACAGCGGAGCAGCTCTCCCACAGCATGGCG GAGTTGAGGAGCCAGAAACAGAAGATTGTTTCAGAGAGGGAGCGACTCCAGGCAGAACTGGATCACTTAAGGAAGTGCCTTGCGTTGCCTGCAATGCATTGGCCTAGAGGTTACTTTAAGGGATATCCTAGGTGA